Below is a window of Leifsonia sp. NPDC080035 DNA.
AAGGCGCACGGACGCGCGCTCGACCTCACCTTCAAGGAGTTCGAGCTGCTGCGCTTCTTCGCCACCCACCCCTCCCGGGTGTTCACCAGGGAGCAGCTGCTCAGCGAGGTGTGGGGTTACGACTACTTCGGCGGCACGCGCACCGTGGACGTGCACGTGCGACGCCTGCGCGCAAAGCTCGGCGACCTGGAGTCGCTGATCGGCACGGTGCGCAACGTCGGCTACCGGTTCAACGTGTACGAGGAGGACAATGACCGCCTCCCTTCGCCTGTCGGTCCCTGACCTCGCGAATCCCGCCGATCGGGATGCCTACTTCGCCGTGGTGGACGCCGCGGCGGACGCGGACGGCGCCGCCGCGTTCGACGAGCAGACCCGGCTGGACCTTGCCGCCGGGCGGCGTGCGCCGTGGGCCGCACGGGATGCGTCCGGGGCGATGCGCGCCGTCGCCGTGCTCGGCGGCGGAGCGCTCGACCTGGTCGTCGCGCCCGACGCGCGCGGACGCGGCGTCGGGCGGCAGACGCTGTCCGCCCTGCTGGAGGAGGTGCCGCGGGGCGCGCTCACCGCGTGGTCGCACGGCGACCATCCCGGCGCCCACCGGCTGGCGGCGCGCTTCGGCTTCACGGCGGCGCGCTCGCTGCTCGGGATGCGGCTGATGCTCGACGGCGCGGCGCATCCTGCCGCACCACCGCACGGGTTCTCGCTCGACCGCTTCCGGCCGGGGCGCGACGACGCCGAGTGGGTCGGCCTGAACCAGCGCACCTTCGCCTCGCATCCAGAGCAGGGCAGGATGACCGCGGCGGATCTGCACGACAGGATGGCGGAGCCGTGGTTCGACGCCGGCGACTTCCTGGTGCTGCGCGACCCGGACGGGCGCATGGTCGGCTACGACTGGCTCAAGGTCGGCGGGGACGACCAGGCCGGCGAGATCTACGTGCTCGGCGTCGATCCCGGCCTCTCGGGACGCGGCCTCGGCCGGGTGCTTCTGATGGCGGGCCTCGCCCGGCTCGGCGAACGCGGCTGCCGCGAGGCCGCCCTGTACGTCGAGGGCGACAACGACGCCGCACTCTGGCTGTACCGGTCGGCCGGCTTCGCAGTCTCCTCCACAGACGTGCAGTACCGCCGTTCATCCCCCGTTTACCCCGGACCGTGACCGACGCCTCCACCCGGTGCGATGATGGGGGCATGGACGAGCGGACCACACTCGAGAACGGCCTTCTGGACACCGGGCTGGGCGGCAGCCTGGGCAGCGACTTCGACGACGACTTCGCTCCCTTCATCTACGAGCCGGATCCGACGCTGCCGGACAACCGCTATCTCGACCGCGAGCTGAGCTGGCTGGCGTTCAACCAGCGCGTGCTGGAGCTGGCGGAGGACCCGCTGCTGCCGGTGCTGGAACGCGCCAACTTCCTGGCGATCTTCGCCAGCAACCTCGACGAGTTCTTCATGGTGCGCGTCGCCGGTCTCAAGCGCCGCATCGCCACCGGGCTCGCCGTGCCAACCAACGTCGGCCGTGCTCCGCAGGACGTGCTCGCCGACATCTCGGAGAAGGCGCACGAGCTGCAGACGAGGCACGCCCGCGCCTACCGGGAGCTGGTGCTTCCCGCGCTGAGCGCTGCCGGGATCTCGGTGGTGAGCTTCGACGAGCTGGACGAGGCGGACAAGGCGCAGATGCGCGAGGTGTTCTCCCAGCAGATCTTCCCCGTGCTGATGCCGCTCGCCGTCGACCCCGCGCACCCGTTCCCCTACATCTCGGGGCTCTCGCTCAACCTCTCGGTGCGCGTGCGCAACTCACGGACGGGCAAGGAACAGTTCGCCCGCCTGAAGGTGCCGCAGATGCTCCCCCGATTCGTGCGCATCGATCAGCGCGAGACGCTCGGCCAGGTGCGGTTCATCACGCTGGAGGACCTGATCGCCAACCACCT
It encodes the following:
- the mshD gene encoding mycothiol synthase, encoding MTASLRLSVPDLANPADRDAYFAVVDAAADADGAAAFDEQTRLDLAAGRRAPWAARDASGAMRAVAVLGGGALDLVVAPDARGRGVGRQTLSALLEEVPRGALTAWSHGDHPGAHRLAARFGFTAARSLLGMRLMLDGAAHPAAPPHGFSLDRFRPGRDDAEWVGLNQRTFASHPEQGRMTAADLHDRMAEPWFDAGDFLVLRDPDGRMVGYDWLKVGGDDQAGEIYVLGVDPGLSGRGLGRVLLMAGLARLGERGCREAALYVEGDNDAALWLYRSAGFAVSSTDVQYRRSSPVYPGP